One window of SAR202 cluster bacterium genomic DNA carries:
- a CDS encoding restriction endonuclease produces MSSQASETIVYHFPPELTLLLVDTIPLLCKSKRDVLLFFKGAGIPSRYLENLQDQVRSKESVNKFQMVRSVLEAINSAGDPLIACRREVLKRVTEWEDFSTCWADDQLKAKGLVTEVRRVVGVKDSFTRMNLEREHERLQRVEAARVQAEEVRRKQLEIDGVRRDLTDCFLIENPAERGHRLESVLTRLFKTYDLSIREPFTVRTEDGKILEQIDGAIEYEGNIYLVEMKWWAEKLGPGDIAQHLVRVFNRGYSRGLFIAAGGFTPAAIESCRESLQRTVFSLCTLQEIVLLLEQQKDLRTLLRAKIQAAILDKNPLCQPLLAG; encoded by the coding sequence ATGTCCAGCCAAGCTTCAGAGACGATTGTCTATCATTTCCCGCCTGAACTTACATTGCTCCTAGTGGATACCATTCCCCTCTTATGCAAGTCGAAGCGGGACGTTTTGCTTTTCTTTAAAGGTGCCGGTATCCCGAGTCGGTACTTAGAGAATTTACAAGATCAGGTCCGTAGTAAGGAATCCGTCAACAAGTTTCAAATGGTTAGATCGGTTTTGGAGGCCATCAATTCCGCTGGAGACCCGTTGATAGCTTGTCGCCGTGAGGTTCTTAAACGGGTGACAGAATGGGAAGATTTTTCAACATGCTGGGCGGACGACCAATTGAAGGCTAAAGGTCTTGTGACTGAGGTTCGGCGCGTTGTTGGGGTAAAAGACTCATTTACAAGGATGAACCTTGAACGTGAGCATGAGCGCCTCCAGAGGGTAGAAGCTGCGAGAGTACAGGCCGAGGAAGTACGCAGAAAACAACTGGAAATAGACGGCGTGCGAAGAGATCTTACAGATTGTTTCCTGATTGAGAACCCTGCTGAACGGGGGCATAGGCTAGAAAGCGTTTTGACCAGGTTGTTTAAGACGTATGATTTGTCGATTCGTGAGCCATTTACCGTGCGTACTGAAGACGGAAAGATCTTGGAACAGATCGACGGCGCTATAGAGTATGAAGGTAATATATACCTTGTTGAAATGAAATGGTGGGCGGAAAAATTAGGTCCGGGCGATATCGCCCAGCATTTGGTTCGCGTTTTTAATAGAGGATACTCGCGTGGCCTATTTATTGCAGCTGGTGGTTTCACACCCGCCGCGATAGAGTCATGTAGAGAATCTTTACAGCGGACTGTATTCTCACTGTGTACTCTACAAGAGATCGTATTACTGCTGGAGCAACAGAAAGACCTAAGAACTTTGTTAAGAGCGAAAATTCAAGCCGCCATTTTGGACAAGAACCCGCTTTGTCAACCATTGCTCGCAGGATAG
- a CDS encoding iron-containing redox enzyme family protein gives MQAILWVTVGGTLGKIGVSLDDYEALVAAARKDFKSRRSVSVIFSPGVSKGLLENFLLFFCAYGVRITEPVEGWIRQAGERCIKLGFGRLGESLLVHSKQEAGHHLLFLQDAKSLAARADATHRIGLDLAAILAMPDTPGIDAYRELHKRVIEGDSPYAQIAIEYEIEALSIEYGPRLIGQVINRLGQETAQGLSFIKHHVAADVGHTSFNQRQIENLLAFHPQAINKLAYAGKAALAAYGIFLDDCLELAGTQRAEAV, from the coding sequence TTGCAGGCCATATTATGGGTGACTGTGGGGGGGACGTTGGGAAAGATAGGCGTGTCACTGGATGACTATGAGGCCTTGGTGGCCGCTGCCAGGAAGGATTTCAAAAGCCGGCGAAGCGTCTCTGTTATCTTTTCGCCCGGAGTGTCCAAAGGGCTTCTCGAAAACTTTCTCCTGTTTTTCTGCGCGTACGGAGTACGCATAACCGAGCCAGTAGAGGGTTGGATCAGGCAGGCGGGGGAACGGTGCATCAAGCTGGGGTTTGGTCGACTGGGCGAATCGCTGCTGGTCCACTCGAAGCAAGAGGCGGGCCACCATCTGCTCTTCCTCCAGGACGCGAAGTCCCTGGCGGCAAGGGCCGACGCGACTCATAGGATAGGTCTTGACCTCGCCGCTATCCTCGCGATGCCTGACACCCCTGGTATAGACGCTTACCGCGAATTACATAAGCGCGTCATTGAAGGAGACAGTCCGTACGCTCAAATCGCCATCGAGTATGAGATTGAGGCCTTGTCTATTGAGTATGGCCCTCGATTAATAGGTCAAGTCATAAACCGTCTAGGGCAGGAGACGGCGCAGGGGCTAAGTTTCATCAAGCACCATGTGGCCGCAGACGTAGGGCATACCAGCTTCAACCAGCGGCAAATCGAAAACTTACTGGCCTTTCATCCGCAGGCAATCAATAAGCTGGCCTACGCAGGTAAAGCAGCCTTAGCTGCCTATGGGATTTTCCTAGATGATTGCCTGGAGTTAGCCGGGACACAGCGGGCAGAAGCGGTATGA
- a CDS encoding Arc family DNA-binding protein, which yields MVLELISVATLSIKNVPEDLAEKLQEQAKRNHRSLQEELLSIFEEAAKDQKLTVRELSKHVSKLGIKTGDDSARRIREMRDSR from the coding sequence ATCGTCCTGGAGCTAATATCAGTGGCTACCCTTTCGATAAAAAACGTTCCTGAGGATTTGGCGGAGAAGCTGCAGGAGCAGGCTAAACGCAACCACCGGTCTCTGCAGGAAGAGCTTTTATCAATTTTTGAGGAGGCGGCGAAAGATCAGAAGCTTACAGTGAGGGAATTATCGAAGCATGTGAGCAAGCTTGGAATAAAAACTGGCGACGACTCCGCGCGGCGGATTAGGGAGATGAGGGATTCCAGATAA
- a CDS encoding GNAT family N-acetyltransferase — protein sequence MSRGKVFWELRPPPLGEDESSSQGQWLDELVHMRGRVLYANNRRPMFRTAAGELVDSDPTDHAAYHVLARSEGELIGCCRMVRLDAIPCSTTEELLGAGRFQKLLDCLQVKRSDTGEAGRWVAVPEARGLEVGLRLVAGAWAVARRLGLKTVVAVAGTRDGQDAALMRIGGRRVEDVGPIAAPRYADEVVVITFDVARPTPSFASLVQQMEETLFAPQGSLARLPSERP from the coding sequence ATGAGCAGAGGAAAGGTCTTCTGGGAACTTCGCCCTCCGCCTCTAGGCGAGGATGAGTCTTCATCTCAAGGCCAATGGCTGGATGAGCTGGTCCATATGCGCGGCAGGGTTCTCTACGCAAATAACCGCCGTCCTATGTTCAGGACCGCCGCAGGTGAGCTGGTGGACTCCGACCCAACCGACCACGCGGCATACCACGTTCTGGCCCGATCTGAGGGCGAGCTTATTGGATGCTGCCGGATGGTCAGGTTGGATGCTATTCCTTGTTCTACCACGGAGGAACTGCTGGGCGCGGGACGATTTCAGAAGCTGCTGGACTGCCTTCAGGTAAAACGCAGCGACACCGGGGAGGCCGGACGGTGGGTGGCCGTGCCTGAGGCGCGGGGCCTGGAGGTTGGGCTGCGGCTTGTGGCTGGAGCATGGGCGGTGGCAAGGCGGCTGGGCCTCAAAACCGTGGTGGCTGTCGCGGGCACTCGCGACGGGCAGGACGCGGCGCTTATGCGGATTGGCGGGCGACGAGTGGAGGACGTGGGGCCTATCGCGGCGCCTAGGTACGCTGATGAGGTGGTGGTAATAACCTTTGACGTTGCTCGACCGACCCCGTCCTTCGCGTCGCTTGTCCAGCAGATGGAGGAGACCCTGTTTGCGCCGCAGGGAAGTCTGGCCCGTTTGCCTAGTGAGCGCCCCTAG
- a CDS encoding DNA helicase UvrD produces MRYVADLHIRSSYARGTSPQLTLENLAAWAKLKGIHLLATGDFTHPAWMAELRSKLTDAPGGLFDFNNCRFILGTEVSCVYRQADRTRRVHMLLFVPSFDTMEKLAQSLAQWGNLAEDGRPTLSLSARDLTSLTLETDPRSIVIPAHAWTPWYSVYGSEGGFDSMEECFGDIFSAIPAIETGLSSDPAMNWRMPELDGKSIVSFSDAHSLPRLGREVTAIDGDLTFDGLRQSLQDQSIAYTIEFFPEEGKYHFSGHRNCHVRQSPQETLASPTGKKCPRCGRRMTIGVAHRVEALAARPEHVTLGDAGLLIDPSEQRPPYLRLVPLQEIIAGALGKGVATKAVEQAYKSLIEELGPELPLLQEASIEKIASVAGERVAEGVQRVRDGNITVDPGYDGVYGKVHIWPTEESRGSKQNQLSFTDSPNPK; encoded by the coding sequence ATGCGTTATGTCGCCGACCTCCACATCCGCTCCTCCTACGCCCGGGGCACCAGCCCCCAGCTCACCCTGGAAAACCTCGCCGCCTGGGCCAAGCTTAAGGGCATTCATCTCCTCGCCACCGGCGACTTTACCCACCCCGCCTGGATGGCCGAGCTTCGCTCCAAGCTGACAGATGCCCCCGGCGGCCTCTTCGATTTCAACAACTGCCGCTTCATCCTCGGCACCGAGGTTAGCTGCGTCTATCGCCAGGCGGACCGGACACGCCGGGTCCACATGCTGCTCTTCGTCCCCTCCTTCGACACCATGGAAAAGCTAGCGCAGTCCCTCGCCCAGTGGGGCAACCTGGCCGAGGACGGACGTCCTACCCTCTCCCTCTCCGCCCGAGACCTCACCTCCCTAACCCTGGAGACCGACCCCCGCTCCATCGTCATCCCTGCCCACGCCTGGACGCCCTGGTATTCCGTCTACGGCTCCGAAGGCGGCTTCGACTCTATGGAGGAGTGCTTCGGCGATATATTCAGTGCCATACCCGCCATCGAGACCGGCCTCTCCAGCGACCCCGCCATGAACTGGCGTATGCCTGAGCTGGACGGCAAGTCCATCGTCTCCTTCTCCGACGCCCACTCCCTCCCTCGCCTGGGCCGCGAGGTCACCGCCATCGACGGCGATTTAACCTTCGACGGCCTTCGCCAGTCTCTCCAAGACCAGTCCATCGCCTATACCATCGAGTTCTTTCCCGAAGAAGGCAAGTACCACTTCAGCGGCCATCGAAACTGCCACGTCCGCCAGTCTCCCCAGGAGACCCTGGCCTCGCCCACCGGCAAAAAGTGCCCCCGATGCGGCAGGCGAATGACCATCGGCGTGGCCCATCGAGTGGAAGCCCTCGCCGCCCGCCCGGAACACGTCACCCTCGGCGATGCTGGACTTCTCATCGATCCCTCGGAGCAGCGCCCTCCCTACCTCCGACTGGTCCCCCTCCAAGAAATCATCGCCGGCGCCCTGGGCAAGGGCGTAGCCACTAAAGCCGTAGAGCAGGCCTATAAAAGCCTTATCGAAGAACTCGGTCCCGAACTCCCGCTGCTGCAAGAGGCGTCGATAGAAAAAATCGCCTCCGTCGCCGGTGAGCGCGTCGCCGAAGGCGTCCAGCGCGTCCGCGACGGCAACATCACCGTCGACCCCGGCTATGATGGCGTCTACGGTAAAGTCCACATCTGGCCTACTGAGGAAAGCCGTGGCAGTAAGCAAAACCAATTGAGTTTTACAGATTCACCTAATCCCAAATAG